The Paenibacillus macerans genome includes a window with the following:
- a CDS encoding carboxymuconolactone decarboxylase family protein, whose product MKVRIDHYAANPDIYRAMSQLEKQVTASGLDRVIYELVKIRASQINGCAFCLDMHTKELRKLGESEQRINLISVWRESPCYTDQEKAVLELTEAVTLIAERGVPQDVFDRVRSFYSEKETMDLIFAINVINCWNRIAISTGMFPGCRD is encoded by the coding sequence ATGAAAGTAAGAATTGACCATTACGCAGCCAACCCGGACATTTACCGGGCGATGAGCCAATTGGAGAAACAGGTGACCGCAAGCGGGCTGGACCGCGTCATTTACGAGCTGGTGAAAATCCGGGCATCGCAAATCAACGGCTGCGCTTTTTGCCTCGATATGCATACGAAGGAGCTGCGCAAGCTTGGAGAAAGCGAACAGCGCATCAATTTAATCAGCGTGTGGCGGGAATCGCCCTGCTATACGGATCAGGAAAAAGCCGTGCTGGAACTGACGGAAGCGGTCACGCTTATCGCAGAGCGCGGCGTCCCCCAGGACGTGTTCGACCGGGTCCGCTCCTTCTACAGCGAAAAAGAAACGATGGATCTGATCTTTGCGATCAACGTCATCAATTGCTGGAACCGCATCGCTATTTCTACGGGGATGTTCCCGGGCTGCCGCGATTAA
- a CDS encoding response regulator — translation MRVILVDDEQLALNYMERLLLKLADVEVVGKFTDPVKGMGEILQERVDVLFLDISLPEINGIELAERILEARPEIHIVFVTAYDEYAIKAFELNALDYVLKPIRAERLAKTVDRIQERLKAGQEQVAGSEQDIKICLFKQVKVEARHGQPTLLQWRTTKAQELFLYLLQHRGRLVRKSTLIDVLWPEYETDKVNSQLYTSVYHIRKTLKPYGDHFQIVNTMEGYILNTHQVRLDIDEWEAKLAALPPVSGDSLDAYLETMKIYTGDYLQEYDYWWTESERQRLKAIWLHTSLAIADWYLGQELWEKAGAYYHNIRTLHPQEEAPYFALMKIYALQQNFAMVHRQYRELAAVLKEELNVEPSHYITEWYGQFTEKAGQAR, via the coding sequence ATGAGAGTAATACTTGTGGATGATGAACAACTGGCCTTGAATTATATGGAACGGTTATTGCTGAAGCTTGCCGACGTGGAGGTTGTCGGGAAATTTACCGACCCCGTCAAGGGGATGGGCGAAATTCTCCAAGAACGTGTGGATGTGCTGTTTTTGGACATCAGCCTGCCGGAAATCAACGGTATTGAACTGGCGGAACGGATTTTGGAAGCAAGACCGGAGATACATATCGTTTTTGTCACGGCGTATGATGAATATGCCATAAAAGCCTTTGAGTTAAACGCTCTGGATTATGTGCTCAAGCCGATCAGAGCCGAGCGCCTGGCCAAAACCGTGGATCGGATTCAGGAGCGGCTGAAAGCGGGACAGGAGCAAGTCGCCGGTTCCGAACAGGATATCAAAATATGCTTGTTCAAACAGGTAAAGGTGGAGGCGCGGCATGGACAGCCGACCCTCCTGCAGTGGCGCACGACGAAGGCGCAGGAGTTGTTTCTCTATCTCTTGCAGCACCGGGGAAGGTTGGTCCGAAAGTCTACTTTGATCGATGTCTTATGGCCGGAATACGAGACGGACAAGGTCAACTCGCAATTATATACGTCCGTGTACCATATTCGGAAAACACTTAAGCCTTACGGAGACCATTTTCAAATTGTGAATACGATGGAGGGTTACATCCTGAATACCCATCAGGTCCGCTTGGATATCGACGAATGGGAGGCCAAGCTGGCTGCGCTGCCGCCCGTGTCCGGCGATTCGCTGGACGCATATTTGGAGACGATGAAAATCTACACCGGAGATTATCTGCAGGAATACGATTACTGGTGGACGGAAAGCGAGCGCCAGCGGCTCAAGGCCATTTGGCTTCACACTTCGCTGGCGATCGCCGATTGGTACCTCGGGCAAGAGCTTTGGGAGAAGGCGGGAGCTTACTATCACAACATCCGCACCCTTCATCCCCAGGAAGAGGCGCCTTATTTTGCCCTCATGAAAATATACGCACTGCAGCAGAACTTTGCCATGGTGCACCGTCAGTACCGCGAACTCGCAGCCGTACTGAAGGAGGAACTGAACGTGGAGCCCAGCCACTACATAACGGAATGGTATGGACAATTTACGGAGAAAGCGGGGCAGGCACGTTAA
- a CDS encoding alpha-galactosidase → MPIFFDETKGLFHLQSRNTSYMIQLVRGYAAHAYFGAKLRQDSNLDELLTFKERASFSPNPLPDDKTISLDTLPQEYPQYGTGDFRSPAYQVRLANGARATELSYKSHRIIPGKPALEGLPSVYVERESEAETLELELFDAVSGLTVYLCYTVFEDFDAIARSARFRNDSGEAMQIERALSASVDFADASYDALYLSGAWARERHVQRRRLAPGLTGISSRRGASSHQQNPFLALLRPEADERQGEVYGFSLIYSGNFTAEAEVEQFGTTRVSLGINPFEFNWKLAPGETFQTPEAVLVYSSEGLGGMSRTFHRLYRTRLCRGQFRDQERPILVNNWEATYFDFNADKIEAIAKAGSELGIELFVLDDGWFGHRDSDNSSLGDWYEDRRKLPQGLGDLARRVKETGLQFGLWVEPEMVSPDSELYRAHPDWCLHVPGRRRTEARDQLVLDMSREDVRQYLYERLSDIFSSVLVSYVKWDMNRNMTEVGSAASPAERQGEIAHRYILGLYELLERLTSEFPHILFESCSGGGGRFDPGMLYYMPQTWTSDDTDAVERLKIQYGTSIVYPVSTMGAHVSAVPNHQVERTTSLKFRGDVAMSGNFGYELDLTKFTDEEKEIAKAQIAIYKEIRGLVQQGELYRLKSPFEGGETAWMFVSPDKNEALLFYFRVLAEPNGPLRSVKLEGLDPAKDYAVVDNGKVYGGDRLMSAGLSVASVSRDFSSILVRLKAVH, encoded by the coding sequence ATGCCTATTTTTTTCGATGAAACTAAAGGCCTTTTCCATCTGCAATCCCGCAATACAAGCTACATGATTCAACTGGTCCGGGGGTATGCCGCCCATGCGTATTTCGGCGCCAAGCTGCGCCAGGACAGCAATCTCGATGAACTGTTGACGTTTAAGGAACGGGCTTCCTTCAGCCCGAATCCGCTTCCGGACGACAAAACGATCTCGCTCGATACGCTGCCGCAGGAATATCCGCAATACGGCACCGGCGATTTCCGCAGCCCGGCGTACCAAGTCCGGCTGGCGAACGGCGCCCGGGCGACCGAGCTCTCTTATAAGTCGCACCGGATCATTCCGGGCAAACCGGCGCTGGAGGGGCTGCCGTCCGTCTATGTCGAGCGCGAGAGCGAAGCCGAAACGCTGGAGCTTGAGCTGTTCGACGCGGTGTCCGGGTTGACCGTGTATTTATGCTATACCGTCTTTGAAGATTTTGACGCGATCGCCAGATCGGCCCGGTTCCGCAATGACAGCGGCGAAGCGATGCAAATCGAACGCGCGCTGAGCGCCTCGGTGGATTTTGCGGACGCGTCTTACGACGCCTTGTATTTGTCCGGCGCGTGGGCGAGAGAACGCCACGTGCAGCGCAGACGGCTTGCGCCGGGCCTCACCGGCATCAGCAGCCGGAGAGGGGCCAGCTCGCACCAGCAAAATCCGTTTCTCGCGCTGCTGCGGCCGGAAGCCGACGAACGGCAGGGCGAAGTATACGGCTTTAGCCTGATCTACAGCGGCAATTTTACCGCCGAGGCCGAGGTGGAGCAGTTCGGGACGACCCGTGTGTCGCTGGGGATCAATCCGTTTGAATTCAACTGGAAGCTGGCGCCGGGCGAAACGTTCCAGACGCCGGAAGCCGTGCTGGTCTATTCGTCCGAAGGGCTGGGCGGCATGTCGCGCACGTTCCACCGCTTGTACCGGACAAGACTTTGCCGCGGGCAGTTCCGCGACCAGGAGCGTCCGATTCTCGTCAACAACTGGGAAGCGACCTATTTCGATTTCAACGCGGATAAAATCGAAGCGATCGCCAAGGCGGGCAGCGAGCTTGGGATCGAGCTGTTCGTACTGGACGACGGCTGGTTCGGGCACCGGGACAGCGACAACAGCTCGCTTGGCGACTGGTATGAAGACCGCCGCAAGCTGCCGCAAGGGCTTGGCGATTTGGCCCGCCGTGTGAAGGAAACCGGGCTGCAGTTCGGTCTGTGGGTCGAACCGGAGATGGTGTCGCCGGACAGCGAGTTGTATCGGGCCCATCCGGATTGGTGCCTGCACGTGCCGGGACGGCGGCGGACCGAAGCCCGCGATCAGCTCGTGCTCGATATGTCGCGGGAAGATGTGCGGCAGTATTTGTACGAGCGGCTGAGCGATATTTTCTCCAGTGTGCTGGTTTCCTACGTCAAATGGGACATGAACCGGAACATGACGGAGGTCGGTTCGGCGGCCAGCCCGGCGGAGCGGCAAGGGGAAATCGCCCACCGTTACATCCTGGGGCTGTATGAGCTGCTGGAGCGGCTAACGAGCGAGTTCCCGCACATTTTGTTCGAAAGCTGCTCTGGCGGAGGCGGCCGTTTTGATCCGGGCATGCTCTATTACATGCCGCAAACCTGGACGAGCGACGATACGGACGCCGTGGAGCGCCTGAAAATCCAATACGGCACGAGCATCGTTTACCCCGTATCGACGATGGGGGCCCATGTTTCCGCGGTGCCGAACCACCAGGTGGAACGCACGACTTCGCTTAAGTTCCGGGGAGACGTAGCGATGTCCGGCAATTTCGGTTATGAGCTCGACCTGACCAAGTTTACGGACGAAGAGAAGGAAATTGCCAAGGCACAAATCGCCATATATAAGGAAATACGCGGTCTCGTGCAGCAAGGGGAGCTGTACCGCCTGAAAAGTCCGTTTGAAGGCGGCGAAACGGCGTGGATGTTCGTCAGCCCGGACAAAAACGAAGCGCTGCTGTTCTATTTCCGCGTGCTCGCCGAACCGAACGGCCCGCTGCGCAGCGTCAAGCTGGAAGGGCTTGACCCTGCCAAGGACTACGCCGTAGTCGACAACGGCAAAGTGTACGGCGGCGACCGCTTGATGTCGGCGGGGTTGTCCGTCGCGTCGGTGAGCCGCGATTTCAGCAGCATATTGGTGCGGTTGAAAGCCGTGCACTAA
- a CDS encoding transglutaminase-like domain-containing protein translates to MRKLMFATLTLVLLFAGFGGTGARAAELEGWLNKDNLSQGAVTIHYDVKLNVKTKLVIEKGNNKYTYNLTYGAQGETFPLQMGNGDYTISLLEQIKGTTYRLVQKDTVKLDLQDETPVYLSSTQNVNWNIDGLAAKKAAELTKDAAADEDKVKAIYNYIIRTIKYDDSLAFTATSNYLPNIERTLTAKKDTCYGFSSLFAGMLRSVGVPAKLAMGSSDYVKTYHAWNEVYINGRWVVIDTTADAGWNGTTTAFTMIKDASKYKADKLY, encoded by the coding sequence ATGCGTAAATTGATGTTTGCAACGTTGACCCTTGTACTTTTGTTTGCCGGTTTCGGCGGGACAGGGGCGCGGGCGGCCGAACTTGAGGGCTGGCTCAATAAGGACAACCTGTCTCAGGGAGCGGTGACCATTCATTACGACGTGAAGCTGAATGTCAAGACCAAGCTGGTGATCGAGAAAGGGAACAATAAGTATACCTATAATCTGACCTACGGTGCCCAAGGAGAGACGTTCCCGCTGCAAATGGGCAACGGGGATTACACGATCAGCCTGTTGGAACAGATTAAAGGGACTACGTACCGCCTTGTGCAGAAGGATACGGTGAAGCTTGATTTGCAGGATGAGACGCCGGTCTATCTGAGTTCGACGCAAAATGTGAATTGGAATATAGACGGTCTGGCGGCAAAGAAGGCGGCGGAGCTGACGAAAGATGCGGCTGCCGATGAAGATAAAGTGAAGGCCATTTATAATTACATCATCCGCACCATCAAATACGACGACAGCCTGGCGTTTACCGCTACATCGAATTACCTGCCGAATATCGAGCGTACCTTGACTGCCAAGAAGGACACCTGCTACGGCTTTTCCTCCCTGTTTGCGGGGATGCTGCGCAGCGTTGGGGTTCCGGCCAAGCTGGCGATGGGATCTTCCGACTATGTAAAAACATATCACGCCTGGAATGAAGTTTATATAAACGGACGCTGGGTGGTTATCGACACGACGGCCGATGCCGGCTGGAATGGAACGACGACCGCTTTTACAATGATCAAAGATGCTTCGAAATATAAGGCGGACAAGTTATACTAA
- a CDS encoding transposase, giving the protein MEANAGTELQPFSSRFNSEQDCMEALIAMKWPNGFVCPRCAHTRCSRLTSRHIPLFECGKCKHQTSPLVGTIFEGTHLPLVKWFQALELFLLEGGISALRLSKVIRVTYKTAWSMLHKIRHAVGEFDARELLSGDVKVNSDQYGRNPSRCQLSHPYASAVVAGCTVTESGEPEQVKIRLVPNKRGGEKRANRHDLAAFINGHVDVCTSAVQLFPQAFRLYAPLRKVVREAWESLKSTYGALGLKHLQAYLNEYTGRRRLRLSGGLPGAEETMRQKLLCMCVAIPAIPYRKLIARQPNQPLAAAA; this is encoded by the coding sequence ATGGAAGCCAATGCGGGAACGGAACTTCAACCATTCAGCAGCCGTTTTAACAGCGAGCAGGACTGCATGGAGGCGCTGATCGCGATGAAATGGCCAAACGGCTTCGTCTGCCCGCGCTGCGCTCACACCCGGTGCAGCCGTCTGACTTCCCGGCATATCCCTTTGTTCGAGTGCGGAAAGTGCAAGCATCAAACATCGCCTTTGGTCGGTACGATTTTTGAAGGAACGCACCTCCCCCTGGTGAAGTGGTTTCAGGCCCTGGAGTTGTTCCTGCTTGAGGGCGGCATCTCGGCGCTGCGGCTGAGCAAGGTGATCCGGGTTACCTACAAGACCGCCTGGTCGATGCTGCACAAAATACGCCATGCCGTGGGGGAGTTCGATGCCCGGGAGCTGCTCTCCGGAGACGTGAAGGTGAACAGCGATCAGTATGGGCGTAATCCGTCCCGGTGTCAGCTTTCGCATCCGTACGCCTCGGCGGTCGTAGCGGGATGCACGGTCACGGAGTCGGGCGAGCCGGAACAGGTCAAAATCCGCCTGGTTCCAAATAAGCGGGGAGGCGAAAAAAGGGCAAACCGTCACGATCTCGCCGCGTTCATCAATGGGCATGTGGATGTCTGTACATCGGCGGTGCAGTTGTTCCCTCAGGCCTTTCGGCTGTATGCGCCCTTGCGGAAAGTGGTGAGAGAGGCGTGGGAATCGCTGAAGAGTACGTATGGAGCCTTGGGACTGAAGCATCTGCAGGCGTACCTGAACGAATACACCGGACGCCGCCGATTGCGCCTGTCCGGAGGACTGCCCGGAGCGGAAGAAACGATGCGACAGAAGTTACTGTGCATGTGTGTGGCGATTCCGGCGATCCCTTACCGCAAGCTGATCGCGCGCCAACCGAACCAGCCCCTTGCGGCTGCGGCCTGA
- a CDS encoding GGDEF domain-containing protein: MSITGSYIIYGVGCVLLAGAVLYLRSLYSEIAALRVLAYRDPVTGLLNRNGLDHFWTKYKGKENLAVLNLDLDCFKEINDTYGHQAGDQLLWEVSRYLEQLTNKNQLAFRIGGDEFLFIMKNCDPNQVKIMAGLLLGQISRPYYIAGRDMSITGSIGISICQGHRAEKTRMMQEADAAMYHAKRLGKNRYCVFGERVLPEDLVQSNPGVNKPWRQTQFNLR; the protein is encoded by the coding sequence ATGAGTATTACGGGGTCTTATATTATATACGGGGTAGGCTGTGTATTGCTGGCCGGCGCCGTACTCTATTTGCGGTCTTTGTATTCGGAGATTGCCGCGCTCCGGGTGCTGGCCTACCGCGATCCGGTGACGGGTTTGCTGAACCGGAACGGGCTGGATCATTTTTGGACCAAATACAAAGGTAAGGAAAACCTCGCCGTTCTGAATCTCGATCTGGATTGTTTCAAGGAAATCAATGATACATACGGACATCAAGCGGGCGACCAGCTGTTATGGGAAGTAAGCCGATATCTGGAACAGTTGACGAATAAGAACCAACTCGCGTTTCGGATCGGAGGGGACGAGTTTCTGTTTATCATGAAAAATTGCGATCCGAACCAGGTGAAGATTATGGCCGGATTGCTCCTGGGTCAAATCTCCAGGCCTTATTATATTGCAGGAAGGGATATGTCCATTACGGGAAGCATCGGCATCAGCATTTGCCAGGGGCACCGGGCCGAAAAGACGCGCATGATGCAGGAAGCCGACGCCGCGATGTATCATGCCAAACGGCTTGGCAAAAACCGCTATTGCGTTTTCGGCGAGCGGGTGCTCCCGGAAGACCTCGTTCAATCCAACCCCGGCGTTAATAAACCGTGGCGCCAAACACAATTCAATCTCCGATAA
- a CDS encoding collagen binding domain-containing protein, whose protein sequence is MKKKWMALLMAGALFFQGVFGMGAAQVSANPDEASGGEAAYSATDATYGLAAPAGAAAAAAENADSIIKGVLVKDAKGTVIDAVYNPANQQRSKLGDAVSIEYEWELPDGHGYTNGSTFEFKIPKEFKIFNEVNGKLTIDDGSSIADFTVGTNGDVKIVFNENVDNSRVWGTFKVNTVLSEEIKGRADVPISFPIQGGEQNAVIKLAPKDGSLLKKTGIADKDKSITWTIDVNTSLDKIDNAKVSDQIPPGLKLDESSIKVYELLPNVDRGPDLGNLVEPGSTTYGTAVEPDGSGFQVNFNQPSINSAYRIQYTTLVTGEEETEFTNSAKLTGDNGVSKADDETITITRTPLFTKKDTSYDKETQTVTWRVQYNYGEKTITPAGERLIHDRFNNSMVLVEDSVKVLKPGTNEPADGITYKVIPVTDDNGKNGFDLQFESEVTTAYDIEYQTKAIDRIYKDTPVTNDIYATVDGKERKGSDSFTFKSGIGVKSFGGVDYSAKIITWNIVVNEDKQPMTNLVIKDTFTSGGLEFIPSSVKVTSPGKTVTSSTYDLEVEDPTKGFTLTFNEEITDKYTITYSTKFTPDKYPYLNEATLDWTENTPGVAYPLQAPFKPNTETQQNGRKVGKSYDPKTKVLTWEIVANYNGNLVNNAVLTDKLEADQKLLKDEVKVYKATIGADGSVVRGTEVTDPAQITEAADNTFRIELGDINSPYVITFKTKLENVLVVDKVPNTAVMTGGDGKLWSWHADLPIPRGGEYVNKSGTQNGGKIDWKIVINGSQSYVENATIIDTPSPNQVLLPDSFELYEAVVNSDKSVTPVGGKLTKDQDYFLTIKTDPENDSQAFELKFAAEFIENACVLQYSSEIAVSADREEVTNTASFAGEGIKNVSQESSNKIQVRFTDGSGTGSGLRGSLELTKVDKADPTQKLAGATFELLDSDGKLLGEKTTDEEGKLTFTKLRYDQVYSLVETGAPAGYLLNGTPLTVKLDEKAKSTGGVTKLTVENEKRTGPPVDPAEPKGKLVITKVDKADHAKVLAGATFELQDEARSKAPIAMTTDVYGTAVFTDLPYGNYILKETAAPAGYLIEGQAERLITIDASLEQTDNTLAITVENRKRTTNPSNPGSPSDPSDPSDPSDPSTPGTPSTPNDPADPGVPTIPGTVINPPVDNSNPDADDNAGVPDGTIPAGGTDGGKPKGGKPTVDKPKDSEKPTDLELDDEGNPLGGTRGDRPAGEEFPGVSVLPKTGEGSPLPFQAAGAALILLGLLLRKKYLQRK, encoded by the coding sequence ATGAAGAAAAAATGGATGGCTTTACTCATGGCCGGCGCGTTGTTCTTCCAAGGCGTCTTTGGTATGGGAGCGGCGCAGGTCAGCGCAAATCCGGATGAAGCTTCCGGCGGAGAGGCTGCGTACAGTGCGACCGATGCTACGTATGGACTGGCTGCCCCTGCAGGTGCGGCTGCGGCTGCGGCCGAAAATGCAGACAGCATCATTAAGGGAGTCCTAGTTAAGGATGCGAAGGGGACGGTAATCGACGCGGTTTACAATCCCGCCAATCAGCAGCGTTCCAAGTTGGGAGACGCCGTCAGCATCGAATACGAATGGGAGCTGCCGGATGGACATGGCTACACAAACGGCAGCACATTTGAATTCAAAATCCCTAAGGAGTTTAAAATTTTCAACGAGGTAAACGGCAAGTTGACGATCGACGACGGCAGTTCAATCGCCGATTTCACGGTTGGCACGAACGGCGATGTGAAGATCGTGTTCAACGAAAACGTCGACAATTCGAGAGTCTGGGGCACCTTTAAGGTTAATACGGTGCTTAGCGAAGAGATCAAGGGCAGAGCGGATGTGCCGATTTCTTTCCCGATTCAGGGCGGAGAGCAGAATGCTGTGATCAAGCTCGCGCCGAAGGACGGATCGCTCCTGAAAAAGACCGGGATTGCCGACAAGGACAAATCCATCACCTGGACGATCGACGTCAATACCTCGCTCGACAAGATCGACAATGCGAAAGTATCCGACCAGATTCCGCCGGGACTGAAGCTGGATGAAAGCTCGATCAAGGTTTACGAGCTGCTGCCGAATGTCGACAGAGGGCCTGACTTGGGGAATTTGGTCGAACCTGGCTCCACAACCTACGGAACGGCCGTTGAACCGGACGGTTCGGGATTCCAGGTCAATTTTAATCAGCCAAGCATCAATTCGGCTTACCGCATTCAATACACGACTTTGGTAACGGGTGAGGAAGAGACCGAATTTACGAACAGCGCGAAGTTGACCGGAGACAATGGCGTTTCGAAGGCGGATGATGAGACGATTACGATTACCCGCACGCCGCTTTTCACCAAAAAGGACACCTCCTACGATAAAGAGACTCAGACGGTGACCTGGAGAGTGCAATACAATTATGGTGAAAAGACGATAACCCCAGCCGGCGAAAGGCTGATTCATGACCGTTTCAACAACAGCATGGTGCTGGTGGAGGATTCGGTCAAAGTGCTTAAGCCAGGAACGAACGAACCGGCTGACGGCATCACGTACAAAGTAATTCCGGTGACCGATGACAACGGCAAAAACGGGTTCGATTTGCAATTTGAATCAGAGGTTACTACCGCCTATGACATTGAATATCAAACCAAAGCGATAGACCGCATTTATAAGGATACTCCGGTTACTAACGACATCTATGCAACGGTCGACGGCAAGGAGAGAAAGGGTTCCGATTCGTTCACCTTTAAGAGCGGAATTGGGGTAAAATCATTTGGCGGTGTCGATTACAGCGCTAAGATAATCACCTGGAACATCGTCGTCAACGAAGATAAGCAGCCGATGACGAATCTGGTGATCAAGGATACGTTTACGAGCGGCGGTCTGGAATTTATTCCGAGCAGCGTTAAAGTAACCTCACCGGGGAAAACAGTAACCAGTTCCACATACGATTTAGAGGTTGAAGACCCAACCAAAGGGTTTACTTTAACGTTTAACGAAGAAATAACGGATAAGTACACCATTACCTACAGTACGAAGTTTACTCCGGACAAATATCCGTATCTGAACGAGGCAACATTGGATTGGACGGAAAACACGCCTGGAGTTGCGTACCCACTCCAGGCTCCGTTTAAACCGAATACCGAAACACAGCAAAACGGCCGTAAAGTTGGAAAAAGTTATGATCCGAAGACCAAGGTACTCACCTGGGAGATCGTAGCCAACTATAACGGCAACCTGGTCAACAACGCGGTGTTGACCGACAAATTAGAAGCGGATCAAAAACTGCTGAAAGATGAAGTGAAAGTTTATAAAGCGACCATAGGGGCTGATGGTTCGGTAGTTCGGGGAACCGAGGTAACGGATCCCGCCCAAATTACCGAGGCGGCGGATAATACGTTCCGCATCGAACTGGGAGATATCAACTCGCCTTACGTAATCACGTTCAAAACCAAGCTGGAGAACGTGCTGGTCGTCGATAAAGTGCCGAATACGGCGGTTATGACCGGAGGCGACGGTAAACTCTGGAGCTGGCACGCCGACTTGCCGATCCCGCGCGGCGGCGAATACGTCAACAAAAGCGGTACGCAAAACGGCGGCAAAATCGATTGGAAAATCGTGATCAACGGAAGCCAATCCTACGTCGAGAACGCAACCATCATCGATACGCCGAGCCCAAACCAGGTTTTGCTTCCCGACTCCTTCGAACTATACGAAGCGGTCGTGAACTCGGACAAGAGCGTGACTCCGGTCGGGGGGAAGCTGACGAAGGACCAGGATTACTTCCTGACGATCAAGACGGACCCGGAAAACGACAGCCAAGCGTTTGAGCTTAAGTTTGCCGCAGAGTTCATAGAAAACGCCTGCGTTCTGCAGTATTCGTCGGAAATCGCGGTCTCTGCCGACCGGGAAGAAGTAACGAATACGGCAAGCTTTGCGGGCGAAGGTATCAAAAACGTTTCCCAGGAGTCTTCGAACAAGATTCAGGTGCGCTTTACCGACGGTTCGGGCACCGGTTCGGGCCTCCGCGGTTCTTTGGAACTAACGAAGGTCGATAAGGCTGATCCAACCCAAAAACTGGCTGGCGCTACCTTTGAACTGCTGGACAGCGACGGTAAGCTGCTCGGAGAGAAGACCACCGATGAGGAAGGCAAACTGACCTTTACCAAGCTGCGGTACGACCAAGTTTACAGCCTGGTGGAAACGGGAGCGCCTGCCGGATATCTTCTCAACGGTACGCCGCTGACCGTTAAGCTTGACGAAAAAGCCAAATCGACCGGCGGTGTCACAAAACTCACGGTAGAAAACGAGAAGCGGACCGGTCCGCCGGTGGACCCGGCAGAGCCGAAAGGCAAGCTGGTCATCACCAAGGTCGATAAAGCCGACCACGCAAAAGTGTTGGCCGGCGCCACCTTCGAGCTTCAGGACGAAGCCCGGTCCAAAGCTCCGATTGCGATGACGACGGATGTATACGGAACAGCGGTATTCACCGATCTTCCGTACGGCAATTACATCCTGAAAGAAACCGCAGCACCGGCAGGTTATCTGATTGAAGGCCAGGCTGAGCGGCTGATCACGATCGACGCTAGCCTTGAACAAACGGATAACACGCTTGCCATTACGGTAGAGAACCGTAAGCGGACGACGAATCCGAGCAACCCGGGAAGTCCGAGCGATCCGAGTGATCCAAGCGATCCAAGCGATCCAAGCACTCCGGGCACCCCGAGCACTCCAAACGATCCGGCCGACCCGGGTGTACCAACCATTCCGGGTACGGTGATTAATCCGCCGGTGGACAACTCAAACCCGGACGCCGACGATAATGCCGGGGTTCCGGACGGTACGATTCCGGCTGGCGGAACGGATGGCGGCAAGCCGAAGGGCGGCAAGCCAACCGTGGACAAGCCGAAGGATTCGGAGAAACCGACGGACCTGGAGCTTGACGACGAAGGGAATCCGCTGGGTGGAACCCGCGGCGATCGTCCAGCGGGCGAGGAATTCCCGGGAGTCAGCGTCCTGCCGAAAACCGGGGAAGGCAGCCCGTTGCCGTTCCAAGCGGCGGGGGCAGCCCTGATCTTGTTGGGATTGCTGCTGAGAAAGAAATACTTGCAGCGCAAATAG
- a CDS encoding class D sortase — protein sequence MRKLSYLLILLGIAVIVAPMLMEWQADREQQRLLAEAEQARKQREAAAMSRELAAGFERLSHLLEEGSSAADSEPAAVPQLMTVDGKTSIAMIEIAAIDVKLPVLEGATKANMKHAAAHMTETAPLGAEGNAAIAAHRARTKGRLFNRLNEVEIGDKIVITTESDRYTYEVYKISIVEPTEVSVLKPNGKDKILTLITCDPLKNPTHRLIVQAKMKQVNVPLNRDMVGEKG from the coding sequence ATGCGAAAGCTGTCTTATTTATTGATTTTGCTCGGCATTGCCGTGATCGTGGCGCCGATGCTGATGGAATGGCAGGCGGACCGCGAGCAGCAAAGGCTGCTGGCGGAGGCGGAACAGGCGCGGAAACAGCGGGAAGCAGCGGCGATGAGCCGCGAGCTGGCCGCCGGTTTCGAGCGGCTCTCACATTTGCTGGAGGAAGGGTCCTCCGCCGCCGATTCCGAACCGGCCGCCGTCCCGCAGCTTATGACGGTGGACGGGAAAACGTCGATCGCTATGATCGAAATCGCGGCGATCGATGTAAAGCTGCCCGTCTTGGAAGGGGCCACAAAGGCTAACATGAAGCACGCGGCCGCGCATATGACCGAAACGGCGCCGCTCGGCGCGGAGGGGAACGCGGCGATTGCCGCCCACCGGGCGCGTACAAAGGGCCGTTTGTTCAACCGCTTGAACGAAGTCGAGATAGGAGATAAGATCGTCATAACTACCGAATCTGATCGCTACACCTATGAGGTTTATAAAATCTCGATAGTCGAACCGACGGAAGTCTCCGTCCTCAAGCCGAACGGGAAGGATAAAATCCTGACTTTGATCACATGCGATCCTCTGAAAAATCCAACCCATCGTCTTATCGTTCAAGCCAAGATGAAGCAGGTTAATGTGCCATTAAATCGTGATATGGTTGGTGAAAAGGGATGA